In a single window of the Caulobacter soli genome:
- a CDS encoding PaaI family thioesterase: MAEDKSAELTAAQADNLPGLLGLEWTQAVHGRVTGRMTVAKHHMAPNGFLHAASVIALADSACGYGCVVSLPEGASGFTTIELKSNFLGTVREGGGVACEATLVHGGRNTQVWDALVTAEATGKTIALFRCTQMVLYPKA; the protein is encoded by the coding sequence ATGGCCGAAGACAAGAGCGCCGAACTGACCGCCGCCCAGGCCGACAACCTGCCGGGCCTGCTGGGCCTGGAATGGACGCAGGCCGTCCATGGCCGCGTGACCGGCCGCATGACCGTGGCCAAGCACCACATGGCTCCCAACGGCTTCCTGCACGCCGCCAGCGTCATCGCCCTGGCCGACAGCGCCTGCGGCTATGGCTGCGTCGTCTCGCTGCCCGAGGGCGCCAGCGGCTTCACCACCATCGAGCTGAAATCCAACTTCCTGGGCACGGTGCGCGAGGGCGGCGGCGTGGCCTGCGAGGCGACCCTGGTCCACGGCGGCCGCAACACCCAGGTCTGGGACGCGCTGGTCACCGCCGAAGCCACCGGCAAGACCATCGCGCTTTTCCGCTGCACCCAGATGGTTCTCTACCCCAAGGCCTAG
- a CDS encoding RluA family pseudouridine synthase, giving the protein MDAQDPGAGGEVVRIELGADLAGQRLDKALATAAPDLSRARLQALIAAGQVSLVVEGREPRPMADGKTKAPAGVYEVRVPPPVAAEPEPENIPLSVLYEDAWLIVIDKPPGMAAHPAPGCDSGTLVNALLFHCGASLSGIGGVARPGIVHRLDKETSGVMVAAKTDAAHQGLSALFAKHDIDRMYIALTRGAPQPAVGTIITQIGRSPGDRKKMAVLKSGGREATTHYRVEKTFGGDKPLAARVACRLETGRTHQIRVHMASKGSPCLGDPVYGAGAPAAPVKAALTEIGFSRQALHAAVLGFVHPITGETLRFETPLPPDMAALEAALEAL; this is encoded by the coding sequence CTGGACGCCCAAGATCCGGGCGCCGGCGGCGAGGTCGTGCGGATCGAACTGGGCGCGGACCTGGCCGGCCAGCGGCTGGACAAGGCCTTGGCTACGGCCGCGCCGGACCTGTCGCGAGCCCGCCTGCAGGCGCTGATCGCCGCCGGCCAGGTGTCGCTGGTCGTCGAGGGCCGCGAACCGCGCCCGATGGCCGACGGCAAGACCAAGGCGCCGGCCGGAGTCTATGAGGTGCGGGTGCCGCCGCCGGTCGCCGCCGAGCCCGAGCCGGAGAACATTCCGCTCAGCGTGCTCTACGAGGACGCCTGGCTGATCGTGATCGACAAGCCGCCGGGCATGGCCGCCCACCCCGCCCCGGGCTGCGACAGCGGCACCCTGGTCAACGCCCTGCTGTTCCATTGCGGGGCCAGCCTGTCGGGTATCGGCGGCGTGGCCCGTCCCGGCATCGTCCATCGCCTGGACAAGGAAACCTCGGGCGTGATGGTGGCGGCCAAGACCGACGCGGCCCACCAGGGCCTGTCGGCCCTGTTCGCCAAACACGATATCGACCGCATGTACATCGCCCTGACGCGCGGCGCGCCGCAGCCGGCGGTGGGCACGATCATCACCCAGATCGGCCGCTCGCCCGGCGACCGCAAGAAGATGGCGGTGTTGAAGTCCGGCGGCCGCGAGGCGACCACCCACTATCGCGTCGAGAAGACCTTCGGCGGCGACAAGCCCCTGGCCGCGCGGGTGGCCTGCCGCCTGGAAACCGGCCGCACCCACCAGATCCGCGTGCACATGGCCAGCAAGGGCAGCCCCTGCCTGGGCGACCCGGTCTACGGGGCCGGCGCGCCGGCCGCGCCGGTCAAGGCGGCGCTGACCGAGATCGGCTTTTCGCGCCAGGCCCTGCACGCGGCCGTGCTGGGCTTCGTCCACCCGATCACCGGCGAGACCCTGCGGTTCGAAACGCCCCTGCCGCCCGACATGGCGGCGCTGGAAGCGGCCCTTGAAGCGCTGTAG
- a CDS encoding tetratricopeptide repeat protein has protein sequence METAIDLAYRHWEAGQAQQAEMLCRRVLEVWPGQADVLHLLGLMAHAYGQHDAAVDYLKQACAAPGAPAAYFNNLGEICRQLNRLAEAEQAARRATALDETAPAVWNNLGIILQEAGNLEESAQCLRRALALAPDFAEGHNNLGNTLRLLTRLEDAADSYRQAIRLNPLYTDALGNLGRLTGEQGQPDEGLVLLRRAIEIDPHMGDAYAYAAMLEGDRQRWPQALGWLEALRDFAPNHPRLPLGLSRVLRELGRLDEALAMADAVLAAVPGHAAALEARELALRARAAR, from the coding sequence GTGGAGACCGCCATCGACCTGGCTTACCGTCATTGGGAAGCCGGCCAGGCCCAGCAGGCGGAGATGCTGTGCCGGCGGGTGCTGGAGGTCTGGCCGGGCCAGGCCGACGTCCTTCACCTGCTGGGCTTGATGGCCCATGCCTACGGCCAGCATGACGCGGCGGTCGACTATCTGAAGCAGGCCTGCGCCGCGCCCGGCGCGCCGGCGGCCTATTTCAATAATCTCGGCGAGATCTGCCGCCAGCTGAACCGCCTGGCGGAGGCGGAGCAGGCCGCCCGTCGGGCCACGGCGCTCGACGAGACCGCCCCCGCCGTCTGGAACAATCTCGGCATCATCCTGCAGGAAGCCGGAAACCTCGAGGAAAGCGCGCAATGCCTGCGGCGCGCGCTGGCCCTGGCGCCTGATTTCGCCGAGGGGCACAACAATCTCGGCAACACCCTGCGCCTGCTGACCCGGCTGGAGGACGCCGCCGACAGCTACCGGCAGGCGATCCGCCTCAATCCTCTCTATACCGACGCGCTCGGCAATCTCGGCCGCCTGACGGGCGAGCAGGGGCAGCCCGACGAGGGGCTGGTCCTGCTGCGCCGCGCGATCGAGATCGACCCCCACATGGGGGACGCCTACGCCTATGCCGCGATGCTGGAAGGCGACCGCCAGCGCTGGCCGCAGGCCCTGGGCTGGCTGGAGGCGCTGCGCGACTTCGCCCCCAATCACCCCAGGCTGCCGCTCGGGCTTTCCAGGGTCCTGCGCGAGCTCGGCCGGCTCGACGAAGCGCTGGCGATGGCCGACGCCGTCCTCGCCGCGGTCCCGGGCCATGCGGCCGCTCTGGAGGCCCGCGAACTGGCCCTGCGGGCGCGAGCGGCCCGGTGA
- a CDS encoding MBL fold metallo-hydrolase, with protein sequence MQPEITAFHHPATGRVTYLIADPATLLCAFVDPVLDYDPLTQAVGTRFIDAIIAEVRAKDLGPTWILETGLHTDHLSAAGHLKYETGASICIGAPVLESLKRLVPVLGSDGVDLEGWDFDKLAQDGEALPMGGIEITAIALPGRLPGATAYQIGDVVFAGSAILPPDQGLDDSAAPGADAAGQHAAARQLLGLPPETRLLTGWTGDVIDAWSATVAEQKARNIDAGDAVSAQAFVARRAGAPSAPDSLAAPALQVGVRAFRLPPEGEDGKRFAPVDISSI encoded by the coding sequence ATGCAGCCGGAAATTACCGCTTTCCATCACCCCGCCACCGGGCGGGTGACCTATCTGATCGCCGATCCGGCCACCTTGCTTTGCGCGTTCGTCGACCCCGTGCTCGACTACGACCCGCTGACCCAGGCCGTCGGCACCCGCTTCATCGACGCGATCATCGCCGAGGTGCGCGCCAAGGATCTAGGCCCGACCTGGATCCTGGAAACCGGCCTGCACACCGACCACCTGTCGGCGGCCGGCCACCTGAAATACGAGACCGGCGCCTCGATCTGCATCGGCGCCCCCGTGCTCGAAAGCCTCAAGCGCCTGGTTCCCGTGCTGGGCAGCGACGGCGTCGACCTCGAGGGCTGGGACTTCGACAAGCTGGCCCAGGACGGCGAGGCCTTGCCGATGGGCGGGATCGAGATCACCGCCATCGCCCTGCCCGGCCGCCTGCCCGGCGCCACCGCCTATCAGATCGGCGACGTGGTCTTCGCCGGTTCGGCCATCCTGCCGCCGGACCAGGGCCTGGACGACAGCGCCGCGCCTGGCGCCGACGCCGCCGGCCAGCACGCCGCCGCCCGCCAACTGCTGGGCCTGCCGCCCGAAACCCGCCTCCTGACCGGCTGGACGGGCGACGTCATCGACGCCTGGAGCGCCACGGTGGCCGAACAGAAGGCCCGCAACATCGACGCCGGCGACGCCGTCTCGGCGCAGGCCTTCGTCGCCCGCCGCGCCGGCGCCCCGTCCGCGCCGGACTCGCTGGCCGCCCCGGCCCTGCAGGTGGGCGTCCGCGCCTTCCGCCTGCCGCCCGAGGGGGAAGACGGCAAGCGCTTCGCGCCCGTCGACATCAGTTCTATTTAA
- a CDS encoding glycosyltransferase family 9 protein has translation MTAEAEVQALLAVGQPEQAEARARHAIASGGGAACWQGLAVALRLQGRIEEALKVYDQLVDTLPGNLTFRFERGELLLLLGDFERGWRDYHYRYGMPHTVQLERRVQRPRWDGRPMPGRTLLIHDEQGFGDTFQFMRMVAWAKDRSQARIVLQINADQAAFARRLAGVDEIVLREALPPPFDSHCEMMSLPMVMGLQLADLPGAIPYLRADAGRLKRWRKRLAGLPRPLVGLVWAGRPTHLNDANRSLALSALAPLAMPGVTFLALQKGPAEAQAAAPPSGMRIERLGDEIADFEDTAAILSLADLLISVDSAPVHLAGALGRPAWVMLPRVPDWRWLLGRDDSPWYPSLRLFRQPARGDWASVTTKVAAALEGMARPPR, from the coding sequence GTGACGGCCGAGGCCGAGGTGCAGGCCCTGCTGGCGGTGGGACAGCCCGAACAGGCCGAGGCCCGCGCCCGGCACGCGATCGCCTCGGGCGGCGGCGCCGCCTGTTGGCAGGGGCTGGCCGTGGCGCTGCGTCTCCAGGGGCGTATCGAGGAGGCTCTGAAGGTCTACGACCAGTTGGTCGACACCCTGCCCGGCAATCTCACCTTCCGCTTCGAGCGGGGCGAACTGCTGCTGCTGCTGGGCGACTTCGAGCGCGGCTGGCGGGACTACCATTACCGCTATGGCATGCCGCATACGGTCCAGCTGGAGCGACGGGTCCAGCGGCCGCGCTGGGACGGGCGGCCGATGCCGGGCCGGACCCTGCTGATCCATGACGAACAGGGCTTTGGCGACACCTTCCAGTTCATGCGCATGGTCGCCTGGGCGAAGGACCGTAGCCAGGCCCGCATCGTGCTGCAGATCAACGCCGACCAGGCCGCCTTCGCCCGGCGCCTCGCCGGGGTGGACGAGATCGTGTTGCGCGAGGCGCTGCCGCCGCCCTTCGACAGCCATTGCGAGATGATGAGCCTGCCGATGGTCATGGGCCTGCAGCTGGCCGACCTGCCGGGCGCCATCCCCTATCTCCGCGCGGACGCCGGTCGGCTGAAGCGATGGCGCAAGCGGTTGGCCGGGCTGCCCCGGCCGCTGGTCGGCCTGGTCTGGGCCGGGCGGCCGACCCACCTCAACGACGCCAACCGGTCGCTCGCCCTCTCGGCGCTGGCGCCCCTGGCCATGCCGGGCGTCACCTTCCTCGCCCTGCAGAAGGGACCGGCGGAGGCGCAGGCGGCCGCGCCGCCGTCCGGCATGCGGATCGAGCGCCTCGGCGACGAGATCGCCGATTTCGAGGACACCGCGGCCATACTGAGCCTGGCCGACCTGCTGATCTCGGTCGACAGCGCGCCGGTGCATCTGGCCGGCGCCCTGGGACGTCCGGCCTGGGTCATGCTGCCCCGCGTACCCGACTGGCGCTGGCTGCTGGGCCGCGACGACTCGCCCTGGTATCCGAGCTTGCGCCTGTTCCGCCAGCCGGCGCGCGGCGACTGGGCTTCGGTCACGACCAAGGTCGCCGCCGCGCTCGAGGGCATGGCCCGACCGCCGCGCTGA
- a CDS encoding invasion associated locus B family protein: protein MAKAILQPILLAAMLVLAGSGPALAAPDKPDGAAGPLWSKQCTRDDAGREICYVEQYAVAMPGNTVLLNVSMAFTGQGGRARLVITAPLGVQLIPGLVMTIDAGKPVTLPFESCHAGGCRMIVELDEQSLDQIRRGAGMTVRFVNADGKALDIPVPLKGLAAALKQLQS, encoded by the coding sequence ATGGCGAAAGCAATCCTGCAGCCAATCCTGTTGGCCGCGATGCTTGTCCTTGCCGGCAGTGGCCCAGCCCTCGCGGCGCCGGACAAGCCAGACGGCGCCGCCGGGCCGCTGTGGAGCAAGCAATGCACCCGCGACGACGCGGGGCGCGAGATCTGCTACGTCGAGCAATACGCCGTCGCCATGCCGGGGAACACGGTGCTGCTGAACGTCAGCATGGCGTTCACGGGGCAGGGCGGCCGGGCGCGGCTCGTCATCACGGCGCCGCTCGGCGTCCAGCTGATCCCGGGACTGGTCATGACGATCGACGCGGGAAAGCCCGTCACCCTGCCGTTCGAGAGCTGCCATGCCGGCGGCTGCCGCATGATCGTGGAGCTCGACGAGCAGAGCCTCGACCAGATCCGGCGCGGCGCCGGCATGACGGTGCGGTTCGTCAACGCCGACGGCAAGGCGCTCGACATCCCGGTTCCGCTGAAGGGGCTGGCGGCCGCCCTGAAGCAACTGCAGTCGTAG